The Anaeromyxobacter sp. sequence GGCACCTTCTTCTTGTAGGTGTCGATGGCGGTGGCCAGCGAGCCGCCGGTGGCGCCCATGGGGTCGGGGAAGAGCAGGAAGGCCCCGTCCACGTCGCCGCCGATCTTCATGCCGCCGATGCCGGCCCCCACCACCTGGTCGTGGTCGCCGAGCATGCGGCTCATGATGATGTGGTCCTGGCGCACCAGCGACGGGTCGACCGTCTCGTTGAGCAGGTCGTAGGCCACCTGCGACGGCACGGCGCCGGCGCGGGCGATGTTCACCGTGACCACCCGGACCGAGCGGTCCACCACCTCGCCCTCGAAGATGCCGCGCGGGGAGGTGTCGATCATGCGGGTCGGCACCGAGACCCGGCGCCGCGGGAACTCGGCGGCGATGACGGTGCGCACCAGGTCCTCGTAGAGGATGCGGACCAGCCGGTTGATGGCCGGCTGGTGGGTCTCCTTGGAGCAGAGGGTGGTGAGGTGGCCGAGCAGGAACGGGTTGGCCAGGATGTGGACGTTGGGCCCGTAGCGGTGCTCGAGCTCGCTCGTCTTGTAGGGGATGGTCTCGTAGGCGCGGTCACGCATGGGCGCGGGAGCATACAACCGGGCGCCGGGGTGGCACGGCCGTTTTCACTTCGGACGTCCGAAGTGACTGCACCCGCCAGGGGCGACCTGCTACCCTTACCCACCGTATGATCACGCCCCGCCCCGGCAGCGTCCGCCCTTCCCCCGCGCGCTCCGGGCGCCTCACCCGCCTGGGCCTCCTCGCCGCGCTCGCGCTGGCGGGTTGCCGGGCGGCCCCCCACCTCGAGGCCCCAGGGGCCTTCACGCTCCTCGAGTCGGGCGACTTCGACGCCCTCCAGCTCACCTGGGAGCCGCGCTGCACCAGCTGCACCTTCGAGCTCCAGGCCCGCGTCGCGGGGGGCCCCTTCGGCGACGTCCTCACGAGGGATGCCCCGCCGGGCACCTTCGGCGTGGTCCTCCAGTTCGGGCCGGCCGCGCCGGAGGCCACCCTGTACGAGTTCCGGGTCCGGGCCGTCACCACCGCTGCGGTCTCGGCCTGGACCCCCGTGCTGCCCTACCTGCGCCGCCTTCGGCCCCCCTCCAGCTTCACCGCCACCGCCAGCCCG is a genomic window containing:
- a CDS encoding uracil phosphoribosyltransferase encodes the protein MRDRAYETIPYKTSELEHRYGPNVHILANPFLLGHLTTLCSKETHQPAINRLVRILYEDLVRTVIAAEFPRRRVSVPTRMIDTSPRGIFEGEVVDRSVRVVTVNIARAGAVPSQVAYDLLNETVDPSLVRQDHIIMSRMLGDHDQVVGAGIGGMKIGGDVDGAFLLFPDPMGATGGSLATAIDTYKKKVPGTPRRIINMHLIVTPEYLKTMTTAHPDVLVYALRVDRGLSNADVLDTVPGTRWDEERGLDDHQYIVPGGGGFGEIMNNAFV